The window AATTTAACGCAGCTCACACCAATTCATGGTGAATTCATGAAGACATTCATTTGACCTCATGTTGACTACACTGTTGCTGTGTGGCCCggccacagcagcagcacatgcTTCCTGGTATAAATCAGTCACCAGATATGGCCTGAAGATAGAAATTAGTCTTGGTGGAGATATTTTCCAACTACAGAAATAGCTTCGGATAGTTGGAAGTCGGTGTTATAAATCTACATTCGGTGTATAGATCTCCTTTTCACTGAGTCAATGACAAGCATGTGAGCAAAGGAAGTGGTTCCATCATTATAAGTTTGTTTGGTTCCAGTATGTAGTCCAGCTGTGGATTATAAACAAGCCTGAGAAGTTATGGGAACAGAGTTTTAAAAGTGACATTTCACCATAGGATTCTCTTTACAATGATCACGATCAAGTTGTAATGTTCAGTACGCTCCAAAGTGATATTTACCCACTTTCATTAAAACTGTCTTATCGGATTTTACTTGAGTGagttcctacatttcccagaattacttcagtgagacagcagagaaCGGCAGTATGAGCTTGTATAAAGCCAGCCATTTAGTTCCTGATAGTTTGGGTTTGTGTGTAATATCCAGGTGACATCTTTCACAAAATGAACAAGTTGTGGTTGCGATATATTCCATTACACAGTATATCAGCTACTCTTAGGGGACAAATAAGTATTTCTGCCATTTGCCCTTGCAGACTGACTCTCACTGCTGTAATGTTTTTGGaatgataaacatttttctCCCATCAAACTCTTATCCTAGCTGTTATGGAAATTTCTCAATTACAATCTGACATTTCCTATTTTTGGCCAGTTATCCACAAGAATCTGAACACTTGCAGACAACAGAAGCCCAGAAATACACAATATATCACACTATTGTGTAGCTTTATTGACAGCAGATAGAAGAGAAATACAGGAAAGATGGCCAGAGAACCAAGGTGTCTAGCCAGGATCTAATACAAGGGATGTCGTAATTATATGGGATTTGTCTTAACCACTAGGTTACCAGAACAGCCATTTTACttaatatgaaaaaatgttGCCTTTCCAGCCTCTGAACTTCAACTCACTTATATTGTTATACACTACATAATATACACTAATCTACACAGCCAGACTATCTAAATGTCAAAAGCGTTACAGCCAGTCTTTTATGGTATTTAGTTTCAAATTGAAATCCCAAAGACAGATGTGCAATGCCTCATTTTTCTTTGCCCTCTCCCAGCCAGCTGCACCTGTCACTCCAGTGGTCACAGcaccgcagcagcagcagcagcagcccgtCACCCCACCACAACCCTCATCCGGCGGCTCATTGGACAGCATGCTGGGGCTCCTCCAATCAGACCTGAGCAGACAAGGAGTTCAGACATCCTCTAAGGGAAACTGTTCAGCCTGTCAGAAGCCAGTTGTAGGACAGGTGAGTTATCAGAATCAGTTGTACCTTTCTATATTGGTTATATTGATATTAATAACCAGAGGAATAGGACTGAtaaataatgttcatttgatAAAAGTTTggaatgtacagtacagtgccTGCAATGGCTTTTGCAGCACATTTCACAATATATGGtaattaaaagtgaaataaatttgAAGTCTATTCaatatgacaaaatgtttaaaattcaaCAGTTTTACCAACCACAATTATAAATTGTATATATAGAACAGCGTCCTATTGTGCAAAGACCTTGTTTGATTAAATTGTGTTCACTGGCAGCATATCCTCTTAGCACAGAGGAGAAGACAAATTGAaacttaaaggataaagctggtgattttctattttttgctattgtcagcaaatccaatgaaaaaaacccaaaccaacaatacaTTAACAAGAAGCAGTCAAAGCCTGCTaatagcttattcctctgtgccatagagctccactgttgtccaaaaacacatcagtgagccatgCAGAGGCGCTGGGTAAcatttcattatgatgaactgtatttcattttgaGTCAAACCCATACACCATCCTGGGtcataaatactcactagcGCACCAaatctgtggctgaaaataCTCCCCAACAGTGACCTTTGATAAAAAACTGCTGTTAAAGGAAAGTATTTAGcctatttaaaagttaaaatgtattttagtgaCATGTTAGTGACCCGTTGTTAAAGATTTACAACTTCAGAGGTCAGAAAGTATTGCGAGACAGACTTAAGTTTCCTATCGCAACTTCTAGTTTAATATTCAGCAGTATTTGGATGAGAAGTGTAACATCTTTCATGCGGAGGAATCTGTCCATTAAGcaatttctgtctgtttcctcATTCAGGTGGTGACGGCTCTGGGGAAGGTGTGGCACCCAGAGCACTTTGTATGCACTGAGTGTGAGACAGAGCTGGGCAGTCGCAACTTCTTTGAGAAGGACGGACGGCCGTACTGCGAGTCAGACTACTTCACCCTCTTCTCCCCCCACTGTGCACACTGCAACAAGCCCATACTAAACGTACGAGACTTGgatgttcatgtgtgtctgttacGTAACACTGAGCGTATTCTCGATGAAATATCTCATCCCTCTTGAAGCCATTTGactttttattcctcttttcaTTTAGAAAATGGTCACTGCTCTGGACAAGAACTGGCACCCAGAGTGTTTCTGCTGCGTGAAATGCAGCCGGGCGTTTGGAGAGGAAGGTAATGGGTGGCACATATCCTGTCTGGCTCTAGAACAAAACAGTGAACAGGCAACAGGAGACTGCAGCAGACCTCATAAACACACCTCATTCTAATCAAACATAGACACATATTCAATCactaataattaatttaatcatcGACTTAACCATTAAATGATGTAGatgtattgtttttcttttacacaaGAATTCTTCGTTTATAGTCCTAATAGATTTCTATATGAGTAACATTGCTATAAGTAGCTGCTAACCCCCCTAATAACGTTTGATTTGTATCAGTTTCAAAGGAGAGTTAAATGTTTTGTCGCCTAAAATCTGTTATAAAGGCTGTTCCACATTGCCAAGAATTtgggagaaacactgaatcTTTGTATTTTCTTGGCATGAAAATGGCCAAATTTAAACAAGCTCCAAGATAAAAGAAACTGTTAGCCTTTAAAAGTTCAGACCAGTGAAACCTTAAACCGTTATAAACTGATTAAATTTGTTTGAGTCACATGGAACTGgttcagacagtgttttcatCAATTTGCATCATCCAGTCAAACGAACTGTGTAAATCTGTGACAATATCTTCCACAGGTTTCCACGACCGTGATGGCCAGCAGTACTGCCAGCAGTGCTTCTTGACTCTGTTTGCCTCCCGCTGTCAAGGCTGCAGCCAGCCCATTCTGGAAAACTACATCTCAGCGCTCAACTCTCTCTGGCACCCACAGTGCTTCGTATGTAGGGTGAGTGTTTCACTGGCGTCCATAAATACTGTTTGTTGCATTTGGCAGATGTTTGCTTGGTGTTTAGCTGCACTGGGAAAAATTCCTGAGTTTAAATCCTGGTTTGTAACATTTGCAGCTCTCGTAGCTTTTCTCTAAGTGAAAGTCACGTAGGTTTGAGACATTACAGGATATATGTTCTATATgcttcttattgtcaacaaatcccataaaaaagattaaatccACAAAGATAATTACCATGAACATGGccattgtagtttattttgagtaaGTGCCAAATACACAGTCAAGGCGCTGAAAAAACTGCTAATACTAGAATAGTGcactaaatgtgtattaatccgcagctgaaaatagacCCCTACAACATTTGATCTATTTACTCCAGTTTGTACCCAGCGTTTTTAACCACTgagtcttttcttaaaaaaggaAACTATATTTGTGATCAGTTTTTCCAGATTTATGCCTTTCATAGGAAATGATAAGCTTGGgtctgagtgccacagacaagGTAGGGAAGTAGGAAAGTATTAAGAGACAAACTGACATTgttatttttggtcttttcatggtatttgcaacaataacaaaaacatagaCACCACCAGTAAATTAGTCATGACCTGGTATTTGTTTCATATTATCCCCAGACTGGCAGGATACATTTTGGTGGGGAAAGTTACTACAGTCGAGCTGCTTGGTAGCCAACAGATTAGGCTGCGGTTGCACTGGCCAGCTTCCATGTGTAAATGTAACATTGTGAGTGTGAGCAGGGTGTTCCTGAAAAAAGGCACTGCTCTCAGTAAAACTAGCATGTgagaaaagtttttaaaaaattccagTTTCTAGAAGTAGGTTAGAACTCTAgatgagaaagttgtcatttcACATGACAGCTTTTTAATTACAGCTCTCTCAGCTGTAACTGGATCTCCCTGCTTCTCTCTTTCCCCGCTCCCCTCTAGGAGTGCTACAGCCCCTTCGTCAACGGCAGCTTCTTCGAACACGAGGGTCAGCCGCTGTGCGAGGCCCACTACCACCAGTCCCGCGGCAGCGTGTGTCAGGCCTGCCAGCAGCCGATCCTGGGCCGCTGTGTCACCGCCATGGGGGCCAAATTCCACCCACACCACCTTGTGTGTCACTTCTGTCTGAAGCCTCTGAGCAAAGGCTGCTTCAAGGAGCAGGAGAACAAGCCCTACTGCCACCCCTGCTTCATCAAACTCTTTGGTTGAGGACACAGCAGGACTTTACCGCcccctctcctcatcctcctttGGGCCACCAAATGAAGAAGCTGTATGACTCTTGAGTTctcaatttgtgttttttttttactgtgggAATGAGGGTGGAGCTGGTCTCTTTCTTGGTTTTAAGAATATTAGAGTTGATAGAGGGAGCAGAATAATAAGAGAATCATCCAACCCAAttcatttctctttatttaacaaaagaatGGACTGCATTTAGACTGGCAGTGTGAAATAGGACTCTAGTATTGGTTAGACAGATACAAAAATGATACCAAATGACTTTGTCATGTATGTGAATCTTTTACATACTGTGTTGATTCAAATTGAATATTGAAAATTGAATTCTTTTGccaaaggtagaaaaaaacagtatactGAGAGCATATATTGTTTCAGTGAAGGAAGGAAA is drawn from Thunnus thynnus chromosome 20, fThuThy2.1, whole genome shotgun sequence and contains these coding sequences:
- the LOC137171858 gene encoding transforming growth factor beta-1-induced transcript 1 protein-like isoform X1 is translated as MDDLGVPEPPNYPLSPRIVVFDALLADLENTGSPLARCPVLLTSDPPQNADPPSQDPAQARPPPPAYTPQQTVSSAMKTSQNSNPDKLYSTVCKPRSPRAADPPPAFSSSSLLGGGLSELDHLLQELNATQFNITDEILAQFPSSKKDERDKIKDKATTSSSNSAKPSATSATLELDKLMASLSDFRVQSTPAAPVTPVVTAPQQQQQQPVTPPQPSSGGSLDSMLGLLQSDLSRQGVQTSSKGNCSACQKPVVGQVVTALGKVWHPEHFVCTECETELGSRNFFEKDGRPYCESDYFTLFSPHCAHCNKPILNKMVTALDKNWHPECFCCVKCSRAFGEEGFHDRDGQQYCQQCFLTLFASRCQGCSQPILENYISALNSLWHPQCFVCRECYSPFVNGSFFEHEGQPLCEAHYHQSRGSVCQACQQPILGRCVTAMGAKFHPHHLVCHFCLKPLSKGCFKEQENKPYCHPCFIKLFG
- the LOC137171858 gene encoding transforming growth factor beta-1-induced transcript 1 protein-like isoform X2, coding for MDDLDALLADLENTGSPLARCPVLLTSDPPQNADPPSQDPAQARPPPPAYTPQQTVSSAMKTSQNSNPDKLYSTVCKPRSPRAADPPPAFSSSSLLGGGLSELDHLLQELNATQFNITDEILAQFPSSKKDERDKIKDKATTSSSNSAKPSATSATLELDKLMASLSDFRVQSTPAAPVTPVVTAPQQQQQQPVTPPQPSSGGSLDSMLGLLQSDLSRQGVQTSSKGNCSACQKPVVGQVVTALGKVWHPEHFVCTECETELGSRNFFEKDGRPYCESDYFTLFSPHCAHCNKPILNKMVTALDKNWHPECFCCVKCSRAFGEEGFHDRDGQQYCQQCFLTLFASRCQGCSQPILENYISALNSLWHPQCFVCRECYSPFVNGSFFEHEGQPLCEAHYHQSRGSVCQACQQPILGRCVTAMGAKFHPHHLVCHFCLKPLSKGCFKEQENKPYCHPCFIKLFG